The window TCGAACGGGAGGGCCGCGGCGACGGCCCGCAGGTGGGCGATGTCGTCCGGGTCCAGGGGGCCGGCCCGCCAGGCGTCGTATCCGTCGGCTGTCAGACCCGGGAGCAGGCGACCACGCGCGACGAGCCGCAGCGCGTGCAGTGCGGCGGCGCCCCAGCAGGCCGTGGCGGGGTGTGCGGCAAGGTCACGCCTGGCCCGGACGAGCAGGGGCAGCGCTTGAGCGACGGGCAGGGTCAGTGCGGGGGCCGGCCATCGTCGGGCACCGGTCCCGTGCCGCCGTACGACCGTGAGCTCGGTGTCCGGGGCGGAGACCGGTGTTTCGCCGTCCGCGTCCCAGAAGGCCATCCGCCCGTCGCGGGGCAGCGCGGCGGGCAGGAACACGGCGGCCAGCCGGACGGACACCTCGGTCGCGGCGCCGGAATCGGCACGCGTCTCCCCCGCATTCATGCTCCCGGCCACCTCCCTCGCCCCGGACGGATCACTCGTCCTCGACTCTACGGGCCGGGTCCGACAATGCGGCTCGGCGGCGGAGCGGGGCGGTCAGGGCGTCGTTCTGGAGACCACGTAGACCATGGGGTGGCCGGGCTTCGACCAGTTCACGACGATGTCCTGCGTGGGTGTCGGGTTCTTCCTGGCGTGGCTGAGGCCCGACCAGGGGCCGGGTCCCGTGAACTCCCAGCCGACGACCCGCTGGTCACGGGCGCCGATGGCGAGGTCGTCCTTCTTCAGGGCGGCACGGCTGGTGCCGATGGTCTTGAGGAAGTGGTCGAGGGCCTCGTCGCTGGTGAGGAACTGGACGTAGAGGCGGCTGGTCTTCCAGTTGTTCGTCTCGTAGTACGCCACCTCGGCCGAGTAGCCCGGGATGGGCACCTGGTACAGGCGGCGCTGGACACGGGAGGGCCAGCCCGGGGTGAGGCCGGTCGCCGAGTACTTCGCCTCCTTGTCCTTGCCGCTGTCGCGGCTCTGGTTGGCGGAGATCACCAGGTAGCCGGCCGGGACGCCGATGAGCAGCACGATGATCAGCAGTGTCAGGGCACGGCGGCGGATCGTGCGGCCCCGGTCCTCGGGCGGCCGCGGTGGCTCGTCCGGGGGCGAGGCCTGGCGCGGCAGCGAGGCCGTCACAGCGTCTCCTGCGCCGAGCGGCGGGACTCGGCGTACCGCTCGTACCGCTCGTAGCGCTCGACGCGGCGGCGGTTGGCGCGCCGGAAGCGGCGGGCGACCAGGCGTGCGAGGTCGGCGGCGCCGACCATGCCGGCCTCGGGGCCGAGCTGGGCGCGGGCGATCCGGGCCTCGGGGCGGTATCCGCGGCCGGTCAGGTGGCGTCGGAAGGCGTCCCTCGCGGGGCCGATCAGCAGGTCGTCGGCGGCGCTGACGCCCCCGCCGATGACGAAGCAGGAGGGGTCGAGGGCGGCCGCGAGGTTCGCGATGCCGACGCCGAGCCACTGGCCGATGTCCTGGAGCAGCTCGATGCACATCGCGTCGCCCTCGCGGGCCAGCTCGGTGATCATCGGGCCGGTGATCTCGGAGATGTTGCCCTTGACGTGCTCGATGATCCCGTAGGCCACCGGGGAGTCGGCGGCGGCGAGTTCGCGGGCCTCGCGGACCAGCGCGTTGCCGGAGCTGTACTGCTCCCAGCAGCCGCGGTTGCCGCACGGGCAGCGGTGGCCGCCGGGTACGACCTGCATGTGGCCGAACTCGCCGGCCACACCGAACTTGCCGCGCTTGACCTGCCCGTCCTCCAGGATGGCACCGCCGATTCCGGTGCCGAGCGTGATCATGACGAGGTGGTCCTCGCCGCTGCCCGCGCCGAAGCGCCATTCCGCCCAGGCGGCCGTGTTGGCGTCGTTGTCGACCAGTACGGGAACGGCGAGGCGTCCGGCGATACGGTCCCGCAGGGGCTCGTTGCGCCACGACAGGTGGGGCGCGAACAGGACGCGGTTGCGTTCCGCGTCGACCCAGCCGGCCGCGCCGATGCCGACCGCGTGCACGTCGTGCCGGTCGGAGAGGTCCAGGACCAGTTCGACGATGGTGTCCTCGACGACCCTGGGGCTCTTGGACTTGTCGGGGGTCTCGGTGCGGACCTTCTCCAGGATGTTGCCGTCCGCGTCGACGACTCCCGCCATCACCTTCGTACCGCCGATGTCGATGCCGACGGTGGGTACGCGCGGTGCCGTCAGGTGGGAACGGCGCTCACGCGTGCCCACGGTGCGCAGGACGGTGGACCGGCGGGAGCCGATGGGGGCGCCCGCGGCTCTGGCGGAGCCGAGCGCCTTGGGGAGTGCGAGGTCGCGGTAGGTGCTCATCGCGCCGATTCTGCCGCACGCCGCGGCCGGACTGCACGGCGGCGCCCCCTCGCTCCGCACCGGGAACGCCCGGGGCGGCCCGGTGAGCCGCCGGTCGTCCGTGGGGCGCGGGTTCGTCGTGGCTGGTCGCACCGTCGCCCGCGCCCCCGGGAATCCCACTGTCGGGGCAGGCGGCTTCCAGCTCCGGGGCGGAGGTCGTCCGGCTCGCCGCCACCCGCCAATCGGCGGATCGGGTCGTCCGCGGAGATGTTTTTCTCGGACGCGTCCGCTCCGCGCCGTTCCAGGTGATGCCCCGGACGGTGTCTCCATCACCCGAGTGGGTGATTTTGGCGCCGGTTCGGCGAGTGGGTCCGCCGCGGCCCTGTGCCTGGCCGGCACTGGCTCGCGGGCGTCCTGGACGCGCTCCGCCCGCACCGGTGAACCCGGTGGGGAATACGCTCGGCGCCCCCGCAGCCGAGGAGTCGTACCAGGTCAGGGGCGTACGAGCAGCTGGAACTCGAAGGAGTAGCGCGAGGCGCGGTAGGTGTGGGAGCCGAACTCGACGGCGCGGCCCGTGTCGTCGAAGGTGGTGCGCTGCATGGTGAGCAGCGGGGCGCCCTCGGACTCGTCGAGGCGCTCGGCCTCCACGAGCGTGGCGGCACGGGCGCCGACGGACTGGCGGGCGCTGTGCAGGGTGATGCCCGCGCCGCGCATCATCCGGTACAGGCCGGTGGCCTCCAGCTGCGAGCTGTCGAGGTCGAGGAGGCCGGGTGGCAGGTAGTTGCCGAGGTACGCCATCGGCTCGCCGTGGGCCAGGCGCAGCCGCTCCACCCGGTGCACGTCGCTGCCCTCCGCCACCGCCAGGGCGGCCGCCACCTCGGCCGACGCCGGGACGACGGTGTTGACGAGGACGCGGGTCGCCGGGCGCTGGCCCGCCGCCTCCAGGTCGTCGTAGAGGCTGCTGAGCTCCAGCGGGCGTTTGACCTGGCTGTGCACGACCTGCGTGCCCACGCCCCGGCGGCGCACGAGGAGGCCCTTGTCGACCAGGGACTGGATCGCCTGGCGGACCGTGGGGCGGGACAGGCCGAGGCGTCCGGCGAGCTCGATCTCGTTGCCCAGCAGGCTGCCAGGGGTCAGGGCGCCGTGCTCGATCGCCGCTTCGAGCTGCTGGGCCAGCTGGAAGTAGAGCGGCACCGGGCTGTTCCGGTCGACGCTGAGCTGGAGCGGCGCGGTCGGGTCCACATCTGGTTTCGGCACGGGCCCGAGCGTAGCTCCGGTGAATGATGACGGGAAGTTGTGAAGTTCGGTTGTCCGGACAAAGCGTTGACAGGGTGTAGGGTCCGCCCTCAGTTTGGTCCCATGCGCATCGGACTCATCGGGACGGGTCGTATCGGTACATTTCATGCGACCGCCCTCAGTCGTCACCGCGAGGTGGGCGGCTCCCTCATCGTCACGGACGCGGACCCCGCACGGGCACGCCGGCTCGCGGACCGCTTAGGCGCCACGGCGGCGCCCGGCGTGGACGAGATCTTCACCTGGGGCGTGGACGCCGTGGTCATCACCGCGGCCACATCGGCCCACGGCGAACTGATCGGTCGGGCAGCAAGGGCCGGGCTTCCCGTCTTCTGCGAGAAGCCCATAGCCCTCGACCTGGCGGGCACACTGACGGCCATCGCGGAGGTCGAAGCCGCCGGAACGATCCTGCAGATGGGGTTCCAGCGGCGCTTCGACCTGGGCTACACGGCCGCGCGCGAGGCGGTGCGCTCCGGCCGGCTCGGCCGGCTGCACACCGTACGGGCCATGACCTCCGACCAGTCACCGCCGTCGCCCGCGTACCTGCCGCTCTCCGGCGGGCTGTACCGGGACACCCTGGTGCACGACTTCGACATGCTGCGGTGGGTGACCGGGCACGAGGTCACCGAGGTGTACGCGATGGGGTCGGACACCGGACCCTCGATGTTCCGCGAGGCGGGCGACATCGACACGGCGGCGGCCGTCCTCACACTGGACGACGGCACGCTCGCCTCGGCGACGGCGACCCGCCTGAACGGCGCCGGCTACGACGTACGGATGGAGCTGGCCGGAGAGCTGGACCAGATCGGGGTCGGGCTCGACGACCGCACACCCATCGCCTCCACGGAAGCGGCGGGGCCGCCGGCCGCGACCAAGCCGTGGACGGGATTCCTGGAGCGGTTCGGGCCCGCGTACGAGGCGGAGCTGCACGCGTTCGTCGAGGTGGTGCGCGGCGAGCGGGCCAACCCGTGCGACGGGCGCGAGGCGCTGCACGCGCTGCGGATCGCGGAGGCGTGCGAACTGTCCCGGCACGGACGCAGGGCGGTCCACCTCGCGGAGATCCCGGGCGGCCGGGACTGACTTCCGTGCCGCGACGGCGCCACCGGCGAGGGACGGATGCCGCCGGGGCGCCCGGGCCGGGCGGCCCCGCCGCCCGCACCGGCTGGGCCGCACCGCCCGGGCCTCAGCGCCCGTCCTCCTCCAGAAGTCCGGCGTCGTACGTCAACAGGGCGATCTGCACACGGTTGTTGAGGTCGAGTTTGGCGAGGATGCGGGAGACGTGCGTCTTCACGGTGGCCACGCTCATGAACAGTCCGGTCGCGATCTCGGCGTTCGAGCAGCCCTGACCGACCGCCACGGCGACCTCGCGCTCACGGTCGTTGAGGGCGGCGACACGCGTACGGGCCGTCGTGCGCCGGGTGTCCAGCGCGCCGCCCGCGGCGTGCTCCATCAACTGCCGGGTGACGGTGGGCGAGAGCACGGGATCGCCGGCCGCCACCCGGCGTACGGCGTGGAGGATCTCCGCGGGCGGGGTGTCCTTGAGGACGAAGCCCGCGGCCCCCGCGCGCAGGGCGCGCAGCACCTGCTCGTCGGCGTGGAAAGTGGTGAGGACGATGACCTGGGGGGCGTCCTCGCGGCCCCGGAGCCGTTCCGTGGCGACCAGGCCGTCCATCCTCGGCATCCTGATGTCCATGAGGACGACATCGGGGCGCGTACGGTCGACGAGCGCTTCGACCTCGCCGCCGTCGGCGGCCTCGCCCACGATCTCGAGGTCGTCGGCGCCGCCCAGCATGAAGGAGAGGCCGGCTCTGACCAGCGGGTCGTCGTCGACGAGGAGCAGACGGATCGGAGTCATGCGCCTACCGTAATGACACCGCCCCACCGGACCGCACCCTTTTCCCGGGCTCGTCCGGGGACGGCGCCCCCTCGCGCGGGCCGCCGCGGCCGGGCGCACGACGCACGCTCCGGCTCGCGCGCCCGGTCGCGCACCGGCTCACACCGCGTCCTCAACTCCAGGGCAGCCACGCGTGCACGAGGAAACCGCCGTCCTCGGCGGGCCCGTGCTCCAGCCGCCCGCCCGCGAGCGTGGCCCGTTCGGTGAGACCGATGAGGCCCTGCCCCGAGCCCGGGACGTGGGGGACGTCGCCGGGCGGCGGCGGATTGTGCACGGAGACGGTGACGCCGGGGCCCCGGGCGCCGGCCACGGTGACCGCGACCTCCGCGCCCAGGGCGTGCTTGCGGGCGTTGGTCAGGCACTCCTGGGCGATGCGGTACGTGGTGCGGCCCACCGAGGCGGGGACGTCGGCCGCGTCCACGACCCTGCTGTCGAGTGTGACCTTCATGTCGGCCTCGCGGCTCTCGGCGACCAGCCCCTCCAGGGCGGCGAGCGTCGGCTGCGGCCGCCCGGACTCGTCGCCGTCGTCGCCGGAGGCCCGGAGCACCCCGATGATCTCCCGCAGGTCCTGGAGGGCCTCGTGCGCGCTCTCGCGGATCACCCCGGCGGCCCGCGCCACCTCCGCCCGGGGGGCGTCCGGCCGGATCTCCAGCGCCCCGGCGTGCACGCTGAGCAGGGTCAGCCGATGGGCGAGGACGTCGTGCATCTCGCGTGCGATGGCCTCCCGGGCCAGCCGCTGGGCCTGCTCGGCCCGCAGCTCCGCCTCGGTCTCCGCCCGCCACGCACGGTCGCGAAGGCTCAGCATGAGCTGCCGCTTGACCCGCGCGAGCATGCCCCAGCCGACCACCGCGACGGTCAGCAGCCCGCCGAGGCCGACGATCACGACGAACGGGAGCTCCGAGTCGGGGCGCAGCCAGTAGAAGACGGGCAGCAGCACGAGACTGGCGCCCGCCGTCCACGCGACGTACCTGAAGGGCCTGTGCACGGCGAGCGTGAACAGGGCGACCATCGCCGCGCCGCCCGCGCTGTTCGACACGAAGCCGACCGGCACCATCGCCACGGCCAGGCCGACCGGCCAGCGCCGCCGGAGCCAGACGGCCGCACAGGCGAGCGCGCCGAGCCACTGGTCGAGGACTTCCACCGCGTACGGGAGGGTGGGGTCCTTCGTCGCCTCCTCGGCGCCGAGCAGGCCCACTCCGACGGCGATCAGAAAACAGGCGAAGTCGACGGCCCAGTCCCGCGCGGTGCGCCGCGGGCGTCCCTTGCGACCGGTGTGGTCCGGGTCCAGTTCCGAGGTGACGGCCGACGGCAGGAACCACCGGCGCACCGAGGTGGTCGGGGGGTTCGGCAGCGGCGCGCTATCACTCACGGTCGACAAATCTACGCATCCGCGCCCGCTCGCACTGCCCCGGACGCCTGATCATCTACCAAAGTCGCAGACGCGGCAGACTTTCGGCGGGGCCCCCGGCGCCACCGGGGACTTCCGTCGGCCGGGCCTCGCCCCGCGGCCGATGAACGCGGGGGACGGCGGGGCGAGGATCCTCGTATGAAGCAGGTTCTGGAGTTTCTCGGCGTGATCGCCCTGCTGCAGGGCGGGGTCGGCCTGGTGCACGAGTTCACCGGGTGGATGCGCGACTGGGGTCTCGTACAGCGGCTCGGCCTTCTCGACGGCCGCGAGATCTACGGGAGCGTCGCGCTGCTGGTGCTGTCGTTCGCGCTGTTCGCGGCCGCCGAGAGCCGCAAGACCGGATAGGCGGTGTCCGGATAGGCGGTGTCCGGATAGGCGGTGTCCGGACAGGCATCGCCCGCACCGCCGCGAGGCCTTCGCAGGGACGCCGGTCCCGAGGTTAACTCCCGGAAAACTCATCGGACTTGTCGGGAAACTCCACAGAGTTGTCATTGACATGCCACCATCTACGCGCGTCATCATGAAGGCATGAGATTCCCCCCACGGATCACTCGCATCGGCGCCGCGGGCGCTGTCCTGTCCGCCCTCCTCATCGGCGGCACCGTCACCGCCAACGCCGCGGACACGTCCGCCGCGGCGGTCGGCAGCGTCTGTTACGGCAGCCTGCCGTCCCAGGCGCACGACACGCTCGACCTGATCGAGCAGGGCGGCCCCTACCCCTACTCGCAGGACGGCAGTGTCTTCCAGAACCGGGAAGGCATTCTTCCCGGCCAGTCCTCCGGGTACTACCACGAGTACACGGTCAAGACCCCGGGCTCCTCGACGCGCGGCGCCCGCCGCATCGTCACCGGCGAGGAGCACCAGGAGGACTACTACACGGCTGACCACTACGCCTCGTTCCGGCTGGTCAACTACGGCTGCTGAACCACCACTCCGTCCGCCGGAACCGCCGGCGGCCCGGTACGCGCTCAACCGGGCCGCCGGTCTCCGCCGGACGGCGCACAGCACGCGCGAAGACCTCGCCCCGCGACCCCCCACACCTGTCGCGGGGCGAGTCCCGTTCAACCGCCGCCGCCCGTCCCGCAGCCTCACGGGTGTCGCCGGAGCGGTCCTTCCTCTCGCCGGTCCCGTCGCCGCTCCGGCGGCACGGGCCGGGCAGGAACCCGAGGGCGGCCTGGGCCGACGGCCGGGCTTCGGAGCGATCAGTGCTCCGCCCGTGCCGCGTTACGTCTATCGTGGAAAATCACGCAATGACGACCCGTGTCGAGGCAGACAGCACATGAGGAAACCGCAGATCGACTACGCGGCGGTCTTCCGGGCCCTGCCCGGCATGGTGGCACTGCTCACCCCCGAGCTGGTGTACATCGACGCCAACGAGGACTTCCTGCGGCTGGCAGGCCGCACCCGCGAACAACTGCTCGGGCGCTACATTTTCGACGTCTTCCCCGAGAACCCGAACGATCCGGCCGCCGCGGGCATGCGGGAGACCCGTGAGTCGATGCTGCGGGTCGTCTCCACCGGCGAGCGCGACACGATGGCGCTGCTCCGCTACGACATCGAGGACCCCGCGCGCCCGGGCCACTGGGGAGAGCACTACTGGAGCCCGGTCAACGCACCCGTCCTCGGTGCCGACGGGAAGGTGGTGCTCGTCGTGCACCGGGTCGAGGAGGTCACCGAACTCATCCGTGCCCGCGGCGGCCCCGGACACGACAGCCGCGACGCCCACGTGCTGGAGGCCGAGCTGTACACCCGCGCCCGGGAACTGCAGGACGTCAACGAACGGCTGCGTCAGGCACACGCCCGGGAGCGCGAGGTCGCTCTGGCCCTGCAGTCGGCGATGCTGCCCGCACCCGTCCCGATCGGGCCGCACGAGGCAGCCGTGCGCTACCAGCCGGCCATCGACGCCCTGAACGTCTGCGGCGACTGGTACGACCTGGTCGACCTGCCCGGCGAGAACCTCGCGGTCGCGGTCGGTGACGTCGTCGGCCACGGCCTGGCGGCCGCCTGCGCCATGGGACAGCTGCGCAGCGCCCTGAGCGCCGCGTGCCGTGTCGCCGGCGGCCCGGCCCGGGCGCTGGAGGCACTCGGCCTGTACGCCCGTTTCGTCGAGGGCGCCGAGTCCACCACGGTCGTGACCACCTTCATCGACTGGGACAGCCACACCGTCACCTACAGCTGCGCAGGCCACCTCCCGCCGGCCCTGCTGCACCCCGACGGCACCGTCACCTTCCTCGACCAGGCCACCGATCCCCCGCTCGCGGCCCGCCCCGAGCACCACCGGCGCCCGCAGGCCCGCATTCCCTTCACCGAGGGCGCCACCCTGGTCCTCTACACCGACGGCCTCATCGAACGCCGTGACGAGGACATCGACGCCGGGCTGGCCCGCCTCGCCGCCGCCCTGACCC of the Streptomyces aurantiacus genome contains:
- a CDS encoding sugar kinase, translating into MTASLPRQASPPDEPPRPPEDRGRTIRRRALTLLIIVLLIGVPAGYLVISANQSRDSGKDKEAKYSATGLTPGWPSRVQRRLYQVPIPGYSAEVAYYETNNWKTSRLYVQFLTSDEALDHFLKTIGTSRAALKKDDLAIGARDQRVVGWEFTGPGPWSGLSHARKNPTPTQDIVVNWSKPGHPMVYVVSRTTP
- a CDS encoding ROK family glucokinase, which encodes MSTYRDLALPKALGSARAAGAPIGSRRSTVLRTVGTRERRSHLTAPRVPTVGIDIGGTKVMAGVVDADGNILEKVRTETPDKSKSPRVVEDTIVELVLDLSDRHDVHAVGIGAAGWVDAERNRVLFAPHLSWRNEPLRDRIAGRLAVPVLVDNDANTAAWAEWRFGAGSGEDHLVMITLGTGIGGAILEDGQVKRGKFGVAGEFGHMQVVPGGHRCPCGNRGCWEQYSSGNALVREARELAAADSPVAYGIIEHVKGNISEITGPMITELAREGDAMCIELLQDIGQWLGVGIANLAAALDPSCFVIGGGVSAADDLLIGPARDAFRRHLTGRGYRPEARIARAQLGPEAGMVGAADLARLVARRFRRANRRRVERYERYERYAESRRSAQETL
- a CDS encoding GntR family transcriptional regulator, whose translation is MDPTAPLQLSVDRNSPVPLYFQLAQQLEAAIEHGALTPGSLLGNEIELAGRLGLSRPTVRQAIQSLVDKGLLVRRRGVGTQVVHSQVKRPLELSSLYDDLEAAGQRPATRVLVNTVVPASAEVAAALAVAEGSDVHRVERLRLAHGEPMAYLGNYLPPGLLDLDSSQLEATGLYRMMRGAGITLHSARQSVGARAATLVEAERLDESEGAPLLTMQRTTFDDTGRAVEFGSHTYRASRYSFEFQLLVRP
- a CDS encoding Gfo/Idh/MocA family protein; its protein translation is MRIGLIGTGRIGTFHATALSRHREVGGSLIVTDADPARARRLADRLGATAAPGVDEIFTWGVDAVVITAATSAHGELIGRAARAGLPVFCEKPIALDLAGTLTAIAEVEAAGTILQMGFQRRFDLGYTAAREAVRSGRLGRLHTVRAMTSDQSPPSPAYLPLSGGLYRDTLVHDFDMLRWVTGHEVTEVYAMGSDTGPSMFREAGDIDTAAAVLTLDDGTLASATATRLNGAGYDVRMELAGELDQIGVGLDDRTPIASTEAAGPPAATKPWTGFLERFGPAYEAELHAFVEVVRGERANPCDGREALHALRIAEACELSRHGRRAVHLAEIPGGRD
- a CDS encoding response regulator transcription factor → MTPIRLLLVDDDPLVRAGLSFMLGGADDLEIVGEAADGGEVEALVDRTRPDVVLMDIRMPRMDGLVATERLRGREDAPQVIVLTTFHADEQVLRALRAGAAGFVLKDTPPAEILHAVRRVAAGDPVLSPTVTRQLMEHAAGGALDTRRTTARTRVAALNDREREVAVAVGQGCSNAEIATGLFMSVATVKTHVSRILAKLDLNNRVQIALLTYDAGLLEEDGR
- a CDS encoding sensor histidine kinase, whose product is MSTVSDSAPLPNPPTTSVRRWFLPSAVTSELDPDHTGRKGRPRRTARDWAVDFACFLIAVGVGLLGAEEATKDPTLPYAVEVLDQWLGALACAAVWLRRRWPVGLAVAMVPVGFVSNSAGGAAMVALFTLAVHRPFRYVAWTAGASLVLLPVFYWLRPDSELPFVVIVGLGGLLTVAVVGWGMLARVKRQLMLSLRDRAWRAETEAELRAEQAQRLAREAIAREMHDVLAHRLTLLSVHAGALEIRPDAPRAEVARAAGVIRESAHEALQDLREIIGVLRASGDDGDESGRPQPTLAALEGLVAESREADMKVTLDSRVVDAADVPASVGRTTYRIAQECLTNARKHALGAEVAVTVAGARGPGVTVSVHNPPPPGDVPHVPGSGQGLIGLTERATLAGGRLEHGPAEDGGFLVHAWLPWS
- a CDS encoding ribonuclease domain-containing protein, translated to MRFPPRITRIGAAGAVLSALLIGGTVTANAADTSAAAVGSVCYGSLPSQAHDTLDLIEQGGPYPYSQDGSVFQNREGILPGQSSGYYHEYTVKTPGSSTRGARRIVTGEEHQEDYYTADHYASFRLVNYGC
- a CDS encoding PP2C family protein-serine/threonine phosphatase; translation: MRKPQIDYAAVFRALPGMVALLTPELVYIDANEDFLRLAGRTREQLLGRYIFDVFPENPNDPAAAGMRETRESMLRVVSTGERDTMALLRYDIEDPARPGHWGEHYWSPVNAPVLGADGKVVLVVHRVEEVTELIRARGGPGHDSRDAHVLEAELYTRARELQDVNERLRQAHAREREVALALQSAMLPAPVPIGPHEAAVRYQPAIDALNVCGDWYDLVDLPGENLAVAVGDVVGHGLAAACAMGQLRSALSAACRVAGGPARALEALGLYARFVEGAESTTVVTTFIDWDSHTVTYSCAGHLPPALLHPDGTVTFLDQATDPPLAARPEHHRRPQARIPFTEGATLVLYTDGLIERRDEDIDAGLARLAAALTRHRRSGPEALADALLTDLLSPTGNTDDTALVVIRL